A single window of Fibrobacter sp. DNA harbors:
- a CDS encoding type I restriction enzyme HsdR N-terminal domain-containing protein, protein MTHEMIYDPIRKKDVPDTPEERVRQATIQFLLNEIKVPAHLIAVEFALATVDPKTDDRVDILVHNFREGAAINRPWLLVECKAPGEYTWPALQVQLNKYLQVLSPKYVMLALGDATAYFALDAESGRFQKIGSLPAYM, encoded by the coding sequence ATGACGCACGAAATGATATACGACCCGATCCGCAAGAAGGATGTCCCCGACACTCCCGAAGAGCGCGTACGCCAGGCGACCATCCAGTTCTTGCTGAACGAGATTAAGGTGCCGGCGCACTTGATCGCTGTGGAATTCGCGCTTGCGACGGTTGATCCGAAGACGGACGACCGCGTAGACATTCTGGTGCACAATTTCCGCGAGGGGGCGGCAATCAACAGGCCGTGGCTCCTGGTGGAATGCAAGGCTCCCGGAGAATACACCTGGCCCGCATTGCAGGTGCAGCTCAACAAGTACCTCCAGGTACTTTCGCCGAAGTACGTGATGCTCGCTCTGGGAGATGCGACTGCCTATTTCGCTCTGGATGCCGAATCGGGCCGTTTTCAGAAAATCGGCTCCTTGCCGGCCTATATGTAG
- a CDS encoding pyridoxal phosphate-dependent aminotransferase: MRRRLLSEGAKELSYEIREIVKKANQLKALGLPIHWENIGDPIEKKCQIPDWIKDIVVDLAKTNRSYGYCPSKGMLETREFLVKENNKLGGAQINVDDILFFNGLGDAIATIYGLLSMNTRIIGPAPAYSTHSSAEAAHAHTAPITYRLQPENHWYPDLEELENKVKYNPSIAGILILNPDNPTGMVYPLEILQKIVDIAKRYNLFIICDEIYNKITYNGAHAYALAEYIGDVPGIALKGISKEYPWPGARCGWAEYYNRDKDEQFDAFCRAIDNAKMVEVCSTTLPQMTIPRVLGDKRFAEHRAALNEKIGRRSAIINEILSDIPELYFNPTYGAFYNTIIFREGTLNSHQSLKIDNPIIKKKVEEWCSKTTNLDYRFVYYLLGAKGICVVPSTSFCTDLKGFRVTLLEEDEDELRSVFTTIHDAIVEYLHS; encoded by the coding sequence ATGCGCAGAAGACTATTGAGCGAAGGTGCCAAGGAACTCTCTTACGAAATCCGCGAGATCGTGAAGAAGGCAAACCAGCTCAAGGCACTCGGCCTCCCCATCCACTGGGAAAACATCGGCGACCCGATCGAAAAGAAGTGCCAGATTCCCGACTGGATCAAGGATATCGTCGTGGACCTCGCCAAGACGAACCGCAGCTACGGTTACTGCCCCTCCAAGGGCATGCTCGAGACCCGCGAATTTCTCGTGAAAGAGAACAACAAGCTCGGCGGCGCCCAGATCAACGTCGACGACATCCTGTTCTTCAACGGCCTCGGCGACGCCATCGCCACCATCTACGGCCTGCTCTCGATGAACACCCGCATTATCGGACCGGCCCCGGCCTACTCCACCCACAGTTCCGCCGAAGCGGCCCACGCCCACACGGCCCCGATTACTTACAGGCTCCAGCCCGAAAACCACTGGTACCCGGACCTCGAAGAACTCGAGAACAAGGTGAAGTACAACCCGAGCATCGCGGGCATCCTCATTCTGAACCCGGACAACCCGACCGGCATGGTCTACCCGCTCGAAATCCTCCAGAAAATCGTGGATATCGCTAAGCGCTACAACCTGTTCATCATCTGCGACGAAATCTACAACAAGATTACATACAATGGCGCTCACGCCTACGCGCTTGCCGAATACATCGGCGACGTTCCGGGCATCGCCCTCAAGGGTATTTCCAAGGAATACCCGTGGCCGGGCGCTCGTTGCGGCTGGGCCGAGTACTACAACCGCGACAAGGACGAACAGTTCGACGCCTTCTGCCGTGCCATCGACAACGCCAAGATGGTGGAAGTCTGCTCGACCACGCTCCCGCAGATGACGATTCCGCGCGTTTTGGGCGACAAGCGCTTTGCCGAACACCGCGCCGCGCTGAACGAAAAGATCGGCCGCCGCAGTGCCATCATCAACGAAATCCTTTCCGACATCCCGGAACTCTACTTCAACCCGACCTACGGTGCGTTCTACAACACCATCATCTTCCGCGAAGGCACGCTCAACAGCCACCAGAGTCTGAAGATTGACAACCCAATCATCAAGAAGAAGGTCGAGGAATGGTGCAGCAAGACCACGAACCTGGACTACCGCTTCGTGTACTACCTGCTGGGCGCGAAGGGCATCTGCGTGGTGCCGAGTACCAGCTTCTGCACCGACCTCAAGGGCTTCCGCGTGACGCTTTTGGAAGAGGACGAAGACGAACTGCGCAGCGTGTTCACCACGATCCACGACGCCATCGTGGAATACCTGCACAGCTAG